In Mesorhizobium sp. M9A.F.Ca.ET.002.03.1.2, the DNA window GCCTGTTCGACGACCGTCACGTCCGCGTCTATGGCAAAGGTAGTCTGTTCGAGGACGTGCTCGACCGGTTGAGCCTCGCCAATGCCTGGACGGCGCCGACCGATAGCTGGGGCTTTTCCACAGTGGGCATCGAACAGTTGGTCGCGATCGGCGAAGCCCGCCTGATTTCTCTCGATCCGATCCCCCCGCATGTGAAGATAAGGATTGGCCAGAGCAGCCTCTGGGCGAACCTTCCTTGCGTCAAAGCCGGCAACGCCAGGACAATCCCGCCGATATGGCCTTTTGGCGGACTTGCCGCCGCTGCCCGCTTCGCAACGTTTGTGGCCCGGGCATGACCGTCATGCAGTTCCCGGCCGGCCATCGTGCTCGTTTCATGAGAGGCGGCTGGATGCTCGTCGCCCTCGTGGGCGTGCCGGCGGTACTGGCGGCGTATCTCACCGCTGCCGGGCTTTTGCGCCTATTACCCGCCGACATGTGGTGGCAATCGCTCGGGGCGACGGACGTTGCCGATCCGCGGCAGCTGCTTTACCGCCATGCCTTTCTGCCGCGTCTGGCGATCAGTCTGCTGGCCGGCGCGGCGCTCGGCCTGACCGGCACGCTGCTCCAGCAGGTGCTGCGCAATCCGCTCGCCGAGCCGACGACCATAGGCACGAATGCAGGCGCGACCGTCGCCCTGACGATCGCCACGCTCTACGCGCCGTGGATGCTGGAGCAAGGTCGCGAATGGGTCGCGCTCGCCGGCGGCGCCTTGTCTACGCTGGCGGTTCTGACTTTGGCCCAGGGCCGGAGTTTTTCGCCGGTCGCGCTCATCATATCCGGCCTGGTGGTCAGCCTCACATGCAGTTCGGCGAGCGCCCTGCTGATGGCGGCCAATCGCGAGTATTCCGAGGAACTTTTCATCTGGCAGAGCGGTTCGCTGTTCCAGAACGGCGACGCCGTGGTGCTCGGGTTCGCGCCATGGCTCGCGGTGGCTGGCATTGCTGCCTTCCTTTTGCTTCGGCCGCTGCGGCTTCTGGACCTGAGCGACGAGGGAGCGGAAAGCCTCGGGACGAAACCCGTGGTAACACGGCTGGCGGGAATGACTGTCGCCGTCGCGCTGAGCAGCATGGTGGTCGCAGCCGTCGGCGTCATCGGCTTCGTGGCGCTTGCGGCGCCGGCGCTGGTCAGGCTCGCCGGAGCACGGACCTTGCGCCAGCGCATGATCTGGGCGCCCCTCGCCGGCGCCACGCTGTTGTGGCTGACCGACCGGCTGGTGCAAGTCCTGCCGTTTGCCTCCGAAATCCCGGCAGGCGTGGCGACTGCATTCCTCGGTGCGCCGCTGCTGTTTCTTCTCCTGCCGAAATTGCGCACCAACCCGGATCGGGACGGCGCCATGCTGTCTTCCGTGCGCAGGCGAAGCGGATCGGTCTATCTCCTGGCCGGACTCCTCGCGATGGCGCTTCTTCTCTGCGTCGCGCTTGCTGTCGGGCGAGGCGCGGCCGGCTGGCACGTGGCCTCGGCCGCCGAACTTGCCGACCTCCTGCCGCTCAGGGCGCCTCGCATCGCCGTCGCGGTTTCCGCTGGTATGATGCTGGGCGTGGTCGGCACGCTGATGCAGAGGATGACCGGCAATCCGATGGCGGCGCCAGAGGTGCTGGGTGTTTCCGGCGGCGCCTCGCTAGGCATCCTGCTGCTCTTCGTCGCGACTTCGACAGTCAGTCGCCCGGCAATGATCGCTGCCGGTCTCGTCGGAGCTCTGGCCAGCCTGGCGATGATTTCGCAGACCGGCCGCCGGCAGCCCGTCGCGAATGATCGGTTGCTGCTTTCCGGTGTCGCCGTGGCGACGATGGCGTCGGCATTCTCGGCGGTGATGCTCGCCAGCGGCGATCCTCGGCTCGATACACTCATCGCCTGGCTGTCCGGCTCCACCTACCGGGCCACCGCCGTCGACGCCACGATCGCAGTTGTGACGACGATCGCGCTGCTGGCCATCGTGCCCCTCACAATCCGCTGGCTGGAAATCCTGCCGCTTGGAGAGGCCGCCTCACGCGGGCTCGGGCTTAGCCTCCTTCGTGTGCGGCTTATACTCCTGGTGCTTGTTTCGGTGCCGACGACAATAGCGACACTTGTCATCGGGCCGCTGAGCTTCGTCGGTTTGATGGCGCCGCACCTGGCCCGCATGCTCGGCTTCCAACGCGCCTTGCCGCCGCTTTTCGCATCCGCGATCCTTGGTGGCATGATCCTTGTTTCGGCCGACTGGGCCGGCCGGACGCTCATTTTCCCGTGGCAGATTCCGGCGGGTTTGCTAGCTGCCCTGGTCGGCGGTCCCTATTTCATGGCGCTGATGTGGAAGGGCCGACAATGAGCGGGGCTTTGGCATATTGCCGCTTGCGCTGTTGCGGCTGTAAGCGACCGACGCTGGCGGCGAGCGGCTCAAATGTCCCCGCCGCGCAATCATGACAGGTTCGGTTCGGCAGAATGATTAGACGCTTCCTTTCCTACTATGCGCCCTGGAAGGGGTTGTTCGCGCTCGACTTCTCCTGCGCGGTGCTTGCCGGCCTGCTCGAGCTCGGCTTTCCGATGGCGGTGCGCTCCTTCGTCGACGAGCTTTTGCCACGGCAGGACTGGACGCTGATCATTGCGGCGGCGGCCGGCCTGCTCCTCATCTATCTGCTCAATACGGTGCTGATGGCGGTGGTCACCTATTGGGGTCACATGCTTGGCATCAACATCGAGACCGAGATGCGGCGAAAGAGCTTCGACCATCTCCAGAAACTGTCCTTCCGCTTCTACGACAACCACAAGACCGGCCATCTCGTCGGCCGCGTCACCAAGGATCTCGAGGAAATCGGCGAGGTCGCGCATCACGGTCCGGAGGACCTGTTCATCGCCGTCATGACCTTCGTCGGCGCCTTCGCGCTGATGTTCGTGGTCAACGTTCCCCTGGCGCTGGTCACAGCGGCGATCGTGCCCGTCATCGCCTGGGTGACCATCCGCTATGGCGACCGTATGGAGCGCAACTGGCAGGCGCTGTATGGCCGCGTCGGCGACTTCAACGTGCGCATCGAGGAGAATGTCGGCGGCATGCGCGTGGTTCAGGCCTTCGCCAACGAGGAGCATGAGCGGACGCTGTTCGCGCATGACAACCGGCGTTATCGCCAGACCAAGCTCGATGCCTACCGCATCATGGCGGCCAGCAATTCGCTGAGCTATATGGGTATCAGGCTGATCCAGCTCGTGGTCATGATCGCCGGCAGCTATCTCGTTATATCAGGCAGCCTCAGCAATGGTGGTTTCGTCGGCTTCCTTTTGCTCGTCGGCGTCTTCGTGCGGCCGATCGAGAAGATCAACTCGGTCATCGAGACCTACCCGAAAGGCATTGCCGGCTTCCGCCGCTACACGGAACTTCTCGACACCGAACCCGACATCGCCGACCGCCCCGGTGCCAGGGCCGTCAGCAGCCTCATCGGCGACATTGACTACCGCGGCGTCAGCTTCGGCTATGGTGGCGGCAAGCCGGTGCTGAACGGCATCGACCTGTCGATCCGGGCCGGCGAGACCATTGCCTTCGTTGGCCCGTCCGGCGCCGGCAAGACCACCATCTGCTCGCTGTTGCCGCGCTTCTACGAGGTCGATTCCGGCGCGATCAGCATCGACGGCATCGATATCAGAGACATGACGCTCGCCTCGCTGCGCGGCCAGATCGGCATCGTCCAGCAGGACGTGTTCCTGTTTGGCGGCACGGTCCGCGAGAACATCGCCTATGGCCGGCTCGATGCGACCGACGAAGCCATCGCCGACGCGGCGCGGCGGGCCCAGCTCGACGGCATGATATCAGGGCTGCCGGCCGGCTACGGCACCATCATCGGCGAGCGCGGCGTCAAGCTCTCCGGCGGCCGAAGCAGCGGCTGGCGATCGCGCGCATGTTCCTGAAGATCCCGCCGATCCTCATCCTCGACGAGGCGACGTCGGCGCTCGACACAGAGACGGAGCGGGAGATCCAGAAGGCGCTGTCCGAACTTGCCGACGGCCGCACCACGCTGATCATCGCCCACCGGCTGGCGACGATCCGTGGCGCCGACCGTATCGTCGTCGTGTCTGATAGGGGCATTGTCGAGCAGGGTTCGCACAGCGAATTGATCCGCGCGGGCGGCACTTACCGGCGGCTGCATGACGCCCAGCACCTTGCATCGCATTGATCCTGCCAAGCCAACCGGCCCCGCGGGACGGAAAGGCTTTCATTCCGCACGGTAGCTCATCCTGCGGCGCGTGCATCCCGGATCACGCGGGATGTAAACGCCCCGGGCTGCGGAGCCCCGCGGCGCGTCAGGGTATTGCGCAGCAGCGCGATCGTTTCGCGGCCGGCCGTCCCGATCTCGCGCGGCCGTTCGATGCCGACGATCATGAATTCCTGGATTCCCAAGGCCGCATAAGGAAGCAGCGACAATGCAATCTGCGCCGGCCGCCCGGCGATTTCGACCGCTTTTTGGCAGGAGACGGCAGCGATGTCCTCCGAACGGATCCGGACGGGAAGCGCGAAACGCAGCTTGCCGGCCCGGCCGTGTTCGGCGGCCGCACTGCGCACCCGTTCCATCAGCTGCCGGATCTCGACCGGCGAACCCGGCGTCAATTCGAAGACATCGGCATGCCGTCCGGCGACCCTGAGCGCCGTTCCGGACTGTCCGCCCATGCGGATGGTCATGTCAGCGCCATGCGGTGCCTTGCGAGGAACATAGCCGCCTTTGACGCTGTAGAAGGCTCCTTCATGATCGAACGGCCTGTCGTTCGACCACAACCGCTTCAGCAGCACCAGATATTCGTCAATCCGCTGCCAGACGACCGTATGGCCGACCGGACGTGTTTCGGCATCGTCGTCGCTCAGCGGCTCGCTGAGCATCCTGAGCGACAGCCGCCCGCCGCTTCTCGCATCAAGGGCCGCCAATTGCCGTGCCGCCACCGTCGGCTCGATCACACCCGCCCAATGCGTGAGAACGACCTCAAGGGATGAAGTGCGATCCAGCGCCCGGGCGGCAATATCCATATTGGTTAGCAGCCCGGCCGGATCATCGACGACGATCCTCTGGAAACCGATGTCCTCGATCAGCGACAGCTTTGTCGCGGTTTCCGCGAAATCGTAGAAAAACGGCACGGTTGAATCGGCAGGCTGAGTTTTACCGGGAACATGCGTGAACTCGATCGGCATTGCCATCTCCTCCATCACGTTGGGATCACTGGGCGCGCAAAAGCGCACCGGCATTCGGTTCATTCAACTCCGGCATTCTGAAAAGCGGCAGGTCGCTATCCCTGTAAGTCAGGACCCGATGGCTCGGGGCCCCATGATCAGGGAATAAGGCCCAGAACGACTGCCCCGGTGAACACGAACGCAAGGGCAAAGACGAGATAGGCAAAGGCGCCTGCATAGGCCGGACGCCAAGTCTGGTCGGAACCCAGCCTCTGGCCTTTGCGGGCAGTCTGGGCGTTCTGAATATAGGACATATCGACCTCCGTCTCGGCATTTAATCTATAAAATCAGTAGACTTTGTCGAGTGCTATTTTTGCGCCATCTTTAGAATGAACCACTCAAAATCTTCAAGAAATTGGTTTTTCTTACTGAATCTCGTTGCACTGGGCCGGCCGTTGCGAATCCGCCTTGCCAACTTCGCCCCTGTCGCCGCCGTCGCCTGATGCTGTCGCCGGAAAAGAGTTCGCCGTGTCCGGCGGTTCGTTTGGCCGGCCGGTGCATGAGGCATGGCATCGCCGCGTAAGCGGGAATGCGACGTCACGGGCTGGCGAAGCGATCTCCTATTTGCTGGGCGGCATGTAACCTTCCAGACCGAACAGCATCAGGGCGAGCGACACCAGGAAGAAGCCAACAGCCACGCCGAGCGCAATCCGGGCATAGAGTTTGTAAACGTCGCTCAAGACGGTGCCGAACACCCGTCGCGCCGCGCCATCGACTGGGCGCGATTTCTCGTCGAGATAGAGCCAGACTTCGGTGTGTTTGGGGTTCTTGATGCCTGCGGTCATGGCTTTCCACATCAGTGCCAGTGCCATGGTCAGCGTAAGGAACGCGCCGGAGCGAAAGGCAGATACCGGGTTGAAGGAGAAGCCGATCATGACACAGCCGATGGCAAGCGATCCGAACATTACGGCGCGCCCGATGCACTCCACAGCAACCCGCCTGATCTCGTTCATCGGCTGCCTCGGCAACAAACTGGCCAAGAATGTGCGAGCGCTTCGACCATATCAAATCACTTTAAGGCGAATGGGCGTAGGCGCAGCTCCGGATGACCCGGCGCACCGTTGCGAACGCCATAGCCTGAAATTCAGCCGTCGACGCCACCTGCCGGCGCGCCTTATGCTGCAGGACATCCGGCAGGGGAGGCTTTCGGCTATGTCGAAGGGGACGGGAATGAAGCGGGCGACCGGCGCGACCCCACTGATAGCCATAGCGGCTGTGGCCGTCGACACCGAAACAACTGGGCTCGACGCCACAAAGGCACGCGCGGTC includes these proteins:
- the fhuB gene encoding Fe(3+)-hydroxamate ABC transporter permease FhuB yields the protein MLVALVGVPAVLAAYLTAAGLLRLLPADMWWQSLGATDVADPRQLLYRHAFLPRLAISLLAGAALGLTGTLLQQVLRNPLAEPTTIGTNAGATVALTIATLYAPWMLEQGREWVALAGGALSTLAVLTLAQGRSFSPVALIISGLVVSLTCSSASALLMAANREYSEELFIWQSGSLFQNGDAVVLGFAPWLAVAGIAAFLLLRPLRLLDLSDEGAESLGTKPVVTRLAGMTVAVALSSMVVAAVGVIGFVALAAPALVRLAGARTLRQRMIWAPLAGATLLWLTDRLVQVLPFASEIPAGVATAFLGAPLLFLLLPKLRTNPDRDGAMLSSVRRRSGSVYLLAGLLAMALLLCVALAVGRGAAGWHVASAAELADLLPLRAPRIAVAVSAGMMLGVVGTLMQRMTGNPMAAPEVLGVSGGASLGILLLFVATSTVSRPAMIAAGLVGALASLAMISQTGRRQPVANDRLLLSGVAVATMASAFSAVMLASGDPRLDTLIAWLSGSTYRATAVDATIAVVTTIALLAIVPLTIRWLEILPLGEAASRGLGLSLLRVRLILLVLVSVPTTIATLVIGPLSFVGLMAPHLARMLGFQRALPPLFASAILGGMILVSADWAGRTLIFPWQIPAGLLAALVGGPYFMALMWKGRQ
- a CDS encoding LLM class flavin-dependent oxidoreductase; the protein is MPIEFTHVPGKTQPADSTVPFFYDFAETATKLSLIEDIGFQRIVVDDPAGLLTNMDIAARALDRTSSLEVVLTHWAGVIEPTVAARQLAALDARSGGRLSLRMLSEPLSDDDAETRPVGHTVVWQRIDEYLVLLKRLWSNDRPFDHEGAFYSVKGGYVPRKAPHGADMTIRMGGQSGTALRVAGRHADVFELTPGSPVEIRQLMERVRSAAAEHGRAGKLRFALPVRIRSEDIAAVSCQKAVEIAGRPAQIALSLLPYAALGIQEFMIVGIERPREIGTAGRETIALLRNTLTRRGAPQPGAFTSRVIRDARAAG